A single region of the Nanoarchaeota archaeon genome encodes:
- a CDS encoding rubrerythrin family protein → MAAKTKTEENLMKAFAGESMARNKYNFFANIARKEGFEQVAAIFDETADNEKEHAKKIAKLLANIIGDTKNNLKAAIEGENYEHTIMYPEFEKAARAEGNLEAAEFFKHVAMVEVEHHKRYDALLKNLETGKVFQKDAPVKWKCRNCGYVHEGRDALKVCPACLHPQSFQEVKAQNY, encoded by the coding sequence ATGGCAGCTAAAACAAAAACCGAAGAAAACTTAATGAAAGCATTTGCCGGCGAAAGCATGGCGCGCAACAAATACAATTTCTTTGCAAATATTGCGCGAAAAGAAGGTTTTGAGCAGGTTGCGGCAATTTTTGACGAGACTGCGGATAATGAAAAAGAGCACGCAAAGAAAATAGCAAAGCTTCTTGCAAACATCATCGGCGACACCAAAAACAACCTGAAAGCAGCAATTGAAGGTGAGAATTACGAGCACACCATAATGTACCCTGAATTCGAGAAGGCGGCGCGCGCAGAAGGAAACCTGGAAGCCGCAGAATTCTTCAAGCATGTTGCGATGGTTGAAGTGGAGCATCACAAAAGATATGACGCGCTTCTAAAAAATCTTGAAACTGGAAAAGTGTTTCAGAAAGACGCGCCAGTCAAATGGAAATGCAGGAACTGCGGATATGTCCATGAAGGACGAGACGCGCTGAAAGTATGCCCCGCGTGCCTGCACCCGCAGAGTTTCCAGGAAGTGAAGGCACAGAATTACTGA